One Desulforhopalus sp. DNA segment encodes these proteins:
- a CDS encoding FHA domain-containing protein — protein MDHKLAILTCSLPKAMLQALTPEARDAVPPNAIKGDCIAIYAFPFRVGRESRVQKINGRLELLERPKRDDSPPTNDIYLVDRGHRLNISREHFQIIRDEKGYTLVDRGSACGTKIDGRNVGGDDSGGSAQLHDGDEIAIGTTGTPYVFRFITFDEYCLVRKGE, from the coding sequence ATGGATCATAAGCTGGCAATATTGACCTGCAGCCTCCCGAAAGCGATGCTGCAGGCCCTGACCCCGGAAGCAAGAGATGCGGTCCCCCCGAATGCCATCAAAGGCGATTGTATTGCCATATATGCATTTCCGTTTCGGGTTGGCAGGGAGTCGCGGGTCCAGAAAATCAACGGCAGATTGGAACTTTTGGAACGCCCAAAAAGGGATGACAGCCCGCCCACCAATGATATTTATTTGGTAGATCGCGGTCATCGCCTGAATATCTCCCGAGAGCATTTCCAGATTATCAGAGACGAAAAGGGATATACCCTGGTTGATCGGGGGAGCGCTTGTGGTACCAAGATCGACGGGCGCAATGTCGGGGGTGACGATTCCGGCGGATCAGCGCAACTGCACGACGGTGACGAGATCGCCATCGGCACCACCGGCACCCCCTACGTTTTTCGGTTCATCACCTTTGATGAATATTGTCTGGTGCGTAAGGGCGAATAG
- the rarD gene encoding EamA family transporter RarD translates to MKEYRGVLAAAAAYILWGILPAYWKLLVEVPVYEILSHRMVWSLFLTLGLIVFLGQKAAFFREAGERKNLLTFSATSLLLAVNWLLYIWAVNAGYIVEASLGYFINPLLNVVFGMIFFREKMRPLQWAAICLAVLGVLYLTFFYGKFPWIALVLAMTFAVYGLLHKKTSLAPLDGLCLETAVFFLPCLVFLLGLEYARGGAFVHIGTVGSLLLAGAGIITTVPLLLFGYAAQKIPLSTLGLLQFLAPSINLLLGVFIYGEDFSRERMMGFLLIWTGLALFIVENMLRRLRAKRRSLADERQSQDAGF, encoded by the coding sequence ATGAAAGAATACCGTGGGGTGCTGGCCGCGGCAGCGGCCTATATCCTTTGGGGAATTTTGCCGGCCTATTGGAAACTGTTGGTCGAGGTGCCGGTATATGAAATTCTCAGCCATCGCATGGTTTGGTCTCTCTTCTTGACCCTTGGTCTCATTGTCTTTTTGGGACAGAAGGCGGCCTTTTTCCGGGAGGCAGGCGAGCGGAAAAATCTCCTTACCTTTTCCGCCACCTCTCTTTTGCTGGCGGTCAATTGGCTATTGTATATCTGGGCGGTCAACGCCGGCTATATCGTGGAAGCGAGTCTTGGCTACTTTATCAATCCGCTCCTCAACGTCGTCTTCGGCATGATCTTTTTTCGGGAAAAGATGCGGCCTCTGCAATGGGCGGCAATATGCCTCGCGGTTCTCGGGGTACTGTATCTGACCTTTTTTTACGGGAAATTTCCCTGGATTGCCCTGGTGCTCGCCATGACCTTTGCGGTGTATGGTCTGCTGCACAAGAAGACCTCTCTTGCCCCATTGGATGGCCTGTGCCTGGAAACAGCGGTCTTTTTTCTTCCCTGCCTGGTCTTTCTTCTGGGGCTTGAATATGCCCGGGGCGGAGCGTTTGTCCACATCGGTACCGTCGGATCGTTGCTTCTCGCTGGGGCCGGCATTATCACTACGGTACCTCTGCTGCTTTTTGGCTATGCGGCACAGAAGATACCTCTCTCAACCCTTGGCCTTCTGCAGTTTCTGGCCCCTTCGATCAACCTTCTGCTTGGTGTGTTTATCTATGGGGAGGATTTCAGCCGGGAGAGGATGATGGGCTTTTTGCTCATTTGGACAGGGCTTGCCCTCTTTATTGTGGAAAACATGCTCCGCCGTCTCAGGGCGAAAAGAAGGTCTTTGGCCGACGAACGGCAATCTCAAGATGCCGGATTTTAG
- a CDS encoding response regulator: MTGNRIYSILYIEDNPANRQLVQLILEQKSYLALSLAERGGEGIAMAKHSPPDLVLLDISLPDMSGYAVLTALRTDPATEKIPVIAISGDFPPQIPPNIQHMFDKYLPKPIEILPLYQAIDELLHI, encoded by the coding sequence ATGACGGGAAATCGTATCTATTCAATTCTTTATATCGAGGACAACCCAGCCAACCGCCAGCTGGTGCAACTCATCCTTGAGCAAAAAAGCTACCTGGCGCTCAGTTTGGCCGAAAGGGGTGGCGAGGGCATCGCGATGGCCAAGCACAGCCCCCCGGACCTGGTTCTTCTCGACATCTCGCTTCCCGACATGAGCGGTTACGCCGTGCTGACTGCCCTCCGCACCGATCCTGCCACCGAAAAGATTCCGGTGATCGCGATAAGCGGCGATTTCCCGCCGCAAATCCCTCCGAACATCCAGCATATGTTCGACAAATATCTTCCCAAGCCGATAGAGATACTGCCGCTCTACCAGGCAATCGACGAACTCCTGCACATCTGA
- a CDS encoding fatty acid cis/trans isomerase encodes MISPRLLLLLSLLCVAGCVAKALPPVQFAIPTEEIDYQSKVQPILVKRCVVCHSCYNSPCQLKLDSFEGLDRGATKKAVYNAYRLQTMEPTRLFMDAQSTEEWRQKGFYSVTDNTAVAGLNNSLIMQLLDHKRKNPIRDKDEFVAEDDNLVCAQSEGELGQFLSSHPNRGMPFGFPPLKEEEFATIAGWLVQGAKGPDKAQQEQLLAIPSMDGKKIGQWEAFLNQSDAKHAVTARYLYEHLFLAHIKFPTKSNVFYELVRSSTPPGQPVAVIATDLPYDDPGVQPFYYRFRKIHSTIVHKTHMVFELSDAQYRRFHELFIEPAWLLPPQRMGYDLRISANPFKSFEQIPPGSRYQFLLDNINYIIMTFIRGPVCKGQIALNVIQDHFWLLFLDPKYDLSVQNPGVLVTYADLLEMPLLEDDVWDLLKTTFNREYRKKSSEFAKKRQDYYSSSYRYREPGAEAIWRGNKASDTPLLTVFRHFDSASVHEGPLGELPGTVWVMDYPLIERIYYSLVAGFNVFGHKLHQASIRVYMDSLRQEGETYFIDFMPKDRRYAMMREWYGGMDLEDEGIDYRSSDLEAGFAFKTAEPKREFVEYLVNTHFRADIGMRFDRNYLRAGEQYPKIPEKFAGIDDFIQGFRAVSKPGVSFFSHVADHNANLAYVRIKADKPEKDVYLSAVVNRWHDDVTTLIGEESRLRPERDSAVFIEGLVGSYPNYFFEVDRREMGEFLALLQNFDGSASAVLALEKFGVNRARPDFWQVYDRFQERFSAEDPVQAGLFDLNRYYYQARVRK; translated from the coding sequence ATGATTTCACCGCGTCTGCTGTTATTGCTGTCCCTTCTTTGCGTGGCGGGTTGCGTCGCCAAGGCACTGCCTCCCGTCCAATTCGCAATACCCACCGAAGAAATCGATTACCAGAGCAAGGTCCAGCCGATCCTGGTCAAACGCTGCGTTGTCTGTCACAGCTGTTATAATTCGCCCTGCCAGTTGAAGCTTGATTCCTTTGAGGGCTTGGACCGTGGGGCGACCAAGAAGGCGGTGTACAACGCCTACCGGCTGCAGACCATGGAGCCGACCCGGTTATTCATGGATGCACAAAGCACCGAGGAATGGCGGCAGAAGGGATTTTACAGCGTTACTGACAACACCGCCGTGGCAGGGTTGAATAATTCCCTGATAATGCAGCTGCTCGACCACAAAAGGAAAAACCCGATACGCGATAAAGATGAATTCGTTGCCGAGGATGATAATTTGGTTTGTGCCCAGTCGGAGGGAGAGCTTGGTCAGTTTCTTTCCAGCCATCCCAACCGGGGAATGCCCTTTGGTTTTCCGCCGCTGAAAGAGGAAGAATTCGCAACCATAGCTGGATGGCTGGTCCAGGGGGCGAAAGGCCCGGACAAGGCGCAGCAGGAACAGCTTTTGGCCATTCCCTCCATGGACGGCAAGAAGATCGGCCAATGGGAAGCCTTTCTCAATCAGAGTGATGCCAAACACGCGGTGACGGCGCGGTACCTCTACGAGCACCTTTTCCTGGCCCACATCAAGTTTCCAACGAAAAGCAATGTCTTCTACGAACTGGTCCGTTCTTCTACCCCGCCGGGGCAACCGGTTGCGGTCATTGCCACCGATTTACCGTATGACGATCCTGGTGTGCAGCCCTTTTACTACCGGTTTCGCAAAATTCATTCGACCATTGTTCATAAGACCCACATGGTTTTTGAGCTTTCCGATGCCCAGTACCGGCGGTTCCATGAGTTGTTTATCGAGCCGGCATGGCTCCTGCCGCCGCAGCGGATGGGCTATGACCTGAGAATAAGCGCCAATCCCTTTAAATCGTTTGAGCAGATACCACCGGGTTCGCGTTACCAGTTCCTTCTCGACAATATCAACTACATCATCATGACCTTTATCCGTGGACCGGTCTGTAAAGGGCAGATTGCCTTGAATGTCATCCAAGACCACTTCTGGCTGCTTTTCCTTGATCCGAAATATGACCTCAGCGTACAGAATCCCGGAGTCCTGGTCACCTATGCCGATTTGCTGGAGATGCCGCTTCTGGAGGACGATGTATGGGATTTGTTGAAAACCACCTTTAACAGAGAGTACCGCAAGAAGTCTTCCGAGTTTGCCAAAAAAAGACAGGATTATTATTCGTCCTCCTACCGTTACCGGGAGCCGGGGGCCGAGGCTATCTGGCGTGGCAACAAGGCTTCGGATACGCCGCTACTCACCGTCTTTCGACACTTTGACAGTGCCTCGGTGCATGAAGGGCCTCTGGGGGAACTGCCGGGGACGGTCTGGGTGATGGACTATCCGCTGATAGAGCGTATCTATTATTCCCTGGTGGCCGGATTTAATGTCTTTGGCCATAAATTGCATCAGGCCTCGATTCGCGTCTATATGGATTCGTTGCGCCAGGAAGGGGAGACCTACTTTATTGATTTCATGCCGAAAGATCGCCGGTACGCGATGATGCGGGAGTGGTATGGGGGGATGGATTTAGAGGATGAGGGCATCGATTATCGAAGCTCGGACCTTGAAGCGGGCTTTGCCTTTAAAACCGCTGAGCCGAAACGGGAGTTCGTCGAATACCTGGTGAATACCCATTTCCGGGCCGATATAGGCATGCGCTTTGACCGCAACTACCTCCGAGCCGGTGAACAATACCCGAAGATCCCGGAAAAGTTTGCCGGTATCGACGACTTTATCCAGGGATTCCGAGCGGTTTCCAAGCCGGGGGTGTCTTTTTTTTCCCATGTTGCCGACCACAACGCCAACCTTGCCTATGTTCGCATCAAAGCTGACAAACCGGAGAAAGACGTCTACCTCTCGGCCGTGGTCAACCGCTGGCATGACGATGTTACCACTCTGATCGGAGAAGAATCGCGGTTGCGCCCGGAGCGCGACAGCGCCGTATTTATCGAAGGCTTAGTCGGTTCGTATCCCAACTATTTTTTTGAGGTGGATCGTCGCGAGATGGGCGAGTTTTTAGCATTGCTGCAAAATTTCGATGGCAGTGCGAGTGCCGTTCTTGCCCTGGAAAAATTCGGAGTGAACCGGGCAAGACCCGATTTCTGGCAGGTATATGACCGGTTTCAGGAGCGATTTTCCGCCGAGGACCCGGTGCAGGCCGGGCTTTTCGACCTGAACCGCTACTACTATCAGGCCCGGGTCAGGAAATGA
- a CDS encoding RNA-binding transcriptional accessory protein, with the protein MPAPTSPAYAGQIAEQLRLREHQVSHTLTLLGEGGTVPFIARYRKEQTGSLDEVVIAAIRDQHQKLIEIDKRREFIIDSLSKMEVLDDILSRQLEKAKSLTELEDIYLPFKPKRKTRGLAARERGLEPLAAMLRQGVSPLPFDRFLDPEKGLLVDEDALAGARDIIAEDASEDPPTRAELRRLFRESATIESAVVKKHQEEGQKYRDYFDWREPAAKAPGHRLLAMFRGAQEKFLTLTIRPPEESALRLLKKRHLPNGPWQGEIATALEDCYQRLLAPSLENELTAELKIRADQEAIRVFVDNLRQLLLAPPLGQKRVLALDPGYRTGAKVVCLDGQGKLLDTTTIFPTHGGTKLAEAGKVITNLAKKHAIEAIGIGNGTAGRETEEFIRGLGLDRAIIITLVNEDGASIYSASEVARAEFPDHDITVRGAVSIGRRLQDPLAELVKIEAKSIGVGQYQHDVNQSELKKSLQEVVESCVNSVGVELNTASRELLTFISGLGPTLAGNIVTYRNDNGPFTSRRELLKVPRLGPKAFEQCAGFLRIQGGSNILDTSAVHPERYPLVKKMAADAGVSVEALLRSTTLQQSIDLGRYTDDMVGMPTLLDIVAELAKPGRDPRQSFEQFHFAEGLHGMDDLHEGMLLPAIITNVTKFGAFADIGIKQNGLIHVSQLADRFVKDPAEVVKVGQKVEVRVVEIDKKRNRIALSMRREPASGNQSER; encoded by the coding sequence ATGCCAGCGCCAACCTCACCAGCATATGCCGGGCAAATCGCCGAGCAACTTCGTCTCCGCGAACACCAGGTCAGCCACACCCTGACCTTGCTTGGCGAAGGCGGCACCGTACCGTTTATCGCCAGGTACCGGAAGGAACAGACCGGTTCCCTTGACGAAGTGGTCATAGCCGCCATCCGCGACCAGCATCAGAAACTGATCGAGATCGATAAGCGCCGTGAATTCATTATCGACAGCTTAAGCAAAATGGAAGTCCTTGACGACATCCTCAGTCGGCAGCTGGAGAAGGCAAAAAGCCTCACCGAGCTTGAGGACATCTATCTGCCATTTAAGCCAAAGCGCAAGACCCGTGGTCTTGCCGCTCGGGAACGGGGGCTGGAGCCTCTGGCTGCCATGCTCAGGCAAGGTGTCAGCCCCCTGCCGTTTGATCGCTTTCTTGATCCGGAGAAGGGTCTGCTGGTAGATGAGGACGCCCTGGCCGGAGCAAGAGACATCATCGCTGAAGACGCCAGTGAAGACCCACCGACCAGGGCCGAATTACGCCGTCTTTTCAGAGAATCGGCGACGATTGAATCAGCAGTGGTGAAAAAACATCAGGAGGAGGGTCAAAAATACCGAGACTATTTTGACTGGCGCGAGCCTGCCGCCAAGGCACCGGGACACCGGCTGCTCGCCATGTTTCGCGGCGCCCAGGAAAAGTTCCTCACCCTGACCATCCGGCCGCCTGAAGAAAGCGCCCTGCGCCTCCTGAAAAAAAGGCATCTGCCGAACGGCCCCTGGCAGGGCGAGATCGCCACGGCCCTCGAAGATTGTTACCAGCGCCTCCTCGCCCCTTCTCTTGAAAATGAGCTGACGGCCGAACTGAAGATCCGGGCCGACCAGGAGGCCATCCGGGTCTTCGTCGACAACCTTCGCCAGTTGCTCCTTGCCCCTCCCCTTGGCCAGAAACGGGTGCTGGCCCTGGACCCCGGGTATCGTACCGGGGCGAAGGTAGTGTGTCTCGACGGCCAGGGCAAACTCCTTGACACCACGACCATCTTCCCCACCCACGGCGGTACAAAACTCGCCGAGGCAGGAAAGGTTATTACCAATCTGGCGAAAAAACACGCAATTGAGGCCATCGGTATCGGCAACGGCACCGCCGGACGAGAAACCGAGGAATTTATTCGAGGTCTTGGTTTGGACAGGGCCATCATCATCACCCTGGTCAACGAAGACGGGGCCTCGATTTATTCCGCCTCGGAGGTTGCCCGAGCAGAATTCCCCGACCATGATATCACCGTTCGCGGCGCTGTTTCCATCGGCAGACGCCTGCAGGACCCATTGGCCGAACTGGTAAAGATTGAGGCGAAATCCATCGGCGTCGGTCAATACCAGCATGATGTCAACCAGTCGGAACTGAAAAAAAGTCTGCAGGAGGTGGTCGAAAGCTGCGTCAACAGTGTCGGGGTCGAACTCAACACCGCCAGTCGTGAACTGCTGACCTTCATCTCCGGTCTCGGCCCAACCCTTGCCGGCAACATCGTCACCTACCGAAACGACAACGGTCCCTTCACCAGCCGCCGGGAACTCCTCAAGGTGCCCCGGCTTGGCCCGAAGGCATTCGAGCAATGCGCCGGATTTTTACGCATCCAAGGCGGCAGCAATATCCTCGACACCAGTGCGGTCCACCCGGAACGCTATCCCCTCGTCAAGAAGATGGCCGCTGATGCCGGGGTGTCGGTGGAGGCCCTCCTCCGCTCGACAACACTTCAGCAATCCATCGACCTGGGGCGGTACACCGACGACATGGTCGGCATGCCGACACTTCTTGATATCGTCGCCGAACTTGCCAAACCCGGCCGCGATCCGCGACAATCGTTTGAGCAATTTCATTTTGCCGAGGGACTCCACGGAATGGACGATCTGCATGAAGGCATGCTCCTCCCGGCGATAATCACCAATGTCACAAAATTCGGCGCCTTTGCCGATATCGGTATCAAGCAGAACGGCCTTATCCATGTCAGCCAACTCGCCGATCGCTTTGTTAAAGATCCCGCTGAGGTGGTGAAAGTCGGGCAAAAGGTTGAGGTCAGGGTTGTGGAAATTGACAAGAAAAGAAACCGCATTGCCCTGTCAATGCGCAGAGAACCGGCAAGCGGCAATCAATCTGAACGGTGA
- a CDS encoding diguanylate cyclase, with translation MATTQAFNLLFRTKSLPKPSSFALDLTYHCFSRQAPLEILERIIADNPQMTADLLRYAKSPLGGITIREDSIGQALSALGSENTASLALIFSLLSQYRHGKCPHFDYQRFWQKSLARGAAARTLAIQGQFDAHKFFAYGVLSCIGELALATAFPEEYGDLLLESLPSDKAIQKEKNLFGLSANDLTCNLLAIWHLPEPLIRALRTPTDTASNQVFSGSALKIRKIMILANHIARICLFELPLADTFLTVEQLAEEQGIPVEQFGPFFDRIITLWQSASEFFEVPTLHCPDYHEIKTMDDAAMAAPHGKMGPLTILAADDDPVTLFCLQKMLQTDHRVVLLAKDGEQALELALEYRPQLLITDWRMPKRSGIDLCKILRKTSVTQQIYIIMLTGNESDDQLVQAFDAGADDYIIKPFTTKVLQARISSAERLIRSQQTISQDREVIKRYAEKLASANRKLQNMAMTDFLTGLPNRRSALQRLQNLVAEVRRYGEPLSCLMIDIDHFKNINDTYGHDCGDTVLRQIARLLEEKARSYDMVSRWGGEEFLIISARSGAVDTRQLAERLRKAVENNAIGLSDDLKIRLTISIGVATWSPSFNNEGQLITVADQALYLAKTNGRNRVEQGGAILIAS, from the coding sequence ATGGCAACAACCCAGGCATTCAACCTGCTTTTCAGAACGAAGTCGCTCCCCAAGCCATCGTCGTTCGCCCTTGATCTAACCTATCATTGTTTCAGCCGGCAAGCTCCCCTGGAGATCCTCGAGCGGATTATTGCCGATAACCCCCAGATGACCGCCGATCTGCTCCGTTATGCCAAAAGCCCGCTGGGCGGTATCACAATTAGAGAAGACTCGATCGGCCAGGCCCTCAGTGCCCTTGGCTCGGAGAATACCGCCAGTCTGGCGCTAATTTTCTCACTTCTCTCCCAGTATCGGCATGGCAAGTGCCCGCACTTCGATTACCAGCGGTTTTGGCAAAAGTCCCTGGCACGAGGAGCCGCGGCTCGGACTCTTGCCATCCAGGGGCAATTTGATGCCCACAAGTTTTTCGCCTACGGGGTTCTCAGCTGTATCGGCGAACTGGCCTTGGCCACAGCATTTCCAGAGGAATACGGCGATCTCCTCCTGGAAAGCCTCCCCTCTGACAAGGCGATACAAAAGGAAAAAAATCTTTTCGGCCTCTCGGCGAACGATCTTACCTGTAATCTGCTCGCCATCTGGCATCTTCCCGAACCCCTCATAAGGGCGCTGCGAACCCCGACCGATACCGCCAGCAACCAGGTATTCAGCGGATCAGCCCTGAAAATCCGTAAGATCATGATTCTCGCCAATCACATCGCGAGGATCTGTCTTTTTGAATTGCCACTTGCCGACACATTCCTGACAGTCGAGCAATTAGCGGAAGAACAAGGCATCCCTGTCGAACAATTTGGCCCTTTCTTTGACCGGATAATTACCTTGTGGCAGTCTGCCAGTGAATTTTTCGAGGTACCCACCTTGCACTGCCCGGATTACCACGAGATAAAAACCATGGATGATGCGGCCATGGCCGCACCCCATGGCAAAATGGGACCTCTCACCATTCTGGCCGCCGATGACGATCCGGTTACCCTCTTTTGTCTACAAAAAATGCTCCAGACCGATCACCGTGTTGTCCTCCTCGCTAAAGACGGTGAACAGGCCCTGGAACTGGCTCTGGAATATCGCCCGCAGCTGCTCATCACCGACTGGCGGATGCCTAAGCGGAGTGGTATCGATCTCTGTAAAATTCTTCGAAAAACCAGTGTTACCCAACAGATATATATCATCATGCTGACCGGCAATGAATCGGACGACCAGCTGGTTCAGGCCTTTGACGCCGGGGCCGACGATTATATTATCAAGCCCTTTACCACCAAGGTTCTGCAGGCGAGAATCTCCAGCGCCGAACGGCTCATCCGCTCACAGCAGACCATCTCCCAGGATCGTGAGGTGATAAAGCGCTATGCCGAGAAGTTGGCCTCAGCCAACCGCAAGCTGCAGAATATGGCAATGACCGATTTTCTCACCGGTTTACCGAATCGGCGAAGTGCCCTGCAGCGCCTGCAAAACCTCGTCGCCGAGGTGCGTCGCTACGGCGAGCCCTTGTCATGTCTGATGATCGACATCGATCATTTCAAGAACATCAACGACACCTACGGCCATGATTGCGGCGACACGGTTTTGCGCCAGATAGCCAGACTTCTAGAAGAAAAGGCGAGGAGTTACGATATGGTGAGCAGATGGGGCGGCGAAGAATTCCTCATCATAAGCGCCAGGAGCGGCGCCGTTGACACACGCCAGCTTGCTGAACGGCTGAGAAAGGCCGTGGAGAATAACGCCATTGGCCTTTCCGATGACCTGAAAATCCGCTTGACCATCAGCATCGGAGTAGCCACCTGGAGCCCCAGTTTCAACAACGAGGGCCAGTTGATCACTGTTGCCGATCAGGCACTCTACCTCGCCAAAACCAATGGTCGCAACCGGGTGGAGCAGGGAGGAGCCATTCTTATCGCTTCATAA
- the fdhF gene encoding formate dehydrogenase subunit alpha encodes MNTPLQITVNGREVSFAKGKTILEVCREAEIFIPTLCHDARLKPYGACRLCIVEIKGVPRPLASCTTPAEGGMVITTESPRLTRLRKTVLELLLSNHPNDCMCCEAAGDCTLQELAYGYGAKLDKYPGEQWQLPIREDNHFITYEPNKCIVCGRCTRICNDVVMAGTLSMVNRGFTVMPDTAFGEPRTLENCEFCGQCVSTCPTGALSDRKGRGLGRAGEITKVKTTCTYCGTGCNFFLNVKNDRVIRVTSDYSAPVNKGNLCIKGRYGYDFIHHKDRIRTPLIKEGDGFREASWDEALDLVAGKFKELIAAHGPKKVGGFSSSRCSNEENYLLAKWVRCAVGSNNVDNCARVUHAPTVAGLATSLGAGAATNSLNQMPDIDTLFLFGSNPTEGHPIVSLYLKEALANGAKMIVGDPRKTWMAERADVWLNLKPGSNIALLNGIVNVILENGWENKKFIEERTEGILELKMKVKEYDLDRVEQLTGVTRDKIIEAARLYAHADKAMIVYGLGVTEHLTGTENAMAIANLALVCGHIGRDSTGIMALRGQNNVQGASDLGPLPATLPGYQPVSNPAAREKFEKAWGVTILDKPGLKSVEMLDECRRGNFKGIFILGEDPAQTDADAGHVRAALDAVEFLVVQDMFHTETTKYADVILPGASFAEKDGTFTNGERRVQRIRRAVTPVAGMAEWQVISEISTRMGYPMQYASPAEIMDEIASLVPIYGGISYARLEEKGIQWPCPTKDHPGTTTMYTDLFSRPGGKAVFMPLEHQGSGEVPDDKYPYVLITGRVREHYNNGSMTRRAVGISEIVPEELLEISPQDAEALGITHGDWLRVASRRGEVKVRAKVTERSRPGSVFMTFHHQETLVNNLTSDRRDPITGTPEYKSCAVLVQPWS; translated from the coding sequence ATGAATACGCCACTACAAATTACGGTCAACGGAAGGGAAGTATCTTTCGCAAAAGGCAAGACGATTCTTGAGGTCTGCAGGGAGGCGGAAATCTTCATTCCGACCCTCTGTCATGATGCGCGGTTGAAGCCTTATGGGGCATGCAGACTGTGTATCGTCGAAATCAAAGGGGTGCCACGGCCCCTGGCTTCCTGCACAACTCCGGCGGAGGGGGGGATGGTGATTACCACCGAGAGTCCGCGTCTTACCCGCTTGCGGAAGACCGTCCTGGAACTGCTGCTTTCCAACCATCCCAATGACTGTATGTGTTGTGAGGCCGCCGGCGATTGCACCTTGCAGGAACTGGCTTATGGATATGGAGCGAAACTCGATAAATACCCCGGCGAGCAGTGGCAATTACCGATTCGCGAGGACAATCACTTCATCACCTACGAACCGAACAAGTGTATCGTTTGCGGCCGGTGTACCCGGATCTGTAACGATGTAGTAATGGCCGGGACGCTTTCCATGGTCAACCGCGGTTTTACGGTTATGCCGGATACCGCCTTCGGCGAACCGCGTACCCTTGAAAATTGCGAGTTCTGCGGGCAGTGCGTGTCGACCTGCCCAACCGGCGCCCTGTCCGACCGGAAAGGCCGCGGCCTTGGCCGTGCCGGTGAGATCACCAAGGTAAAGACGACCTGCACCTACTGCGGTACCGGTTGCAACTTCTTTTTGAATGTTAAAAACGACCGGGTCATTCGGGTTACCTCGGACTACAGCGCCCCGGTCAACAAGGGCAATCTGTGCATCAAGGGGCGCTACGGCTATGATTTCATCCACCATAAGGACCGCATCCGTACGCCGCTTATCAAGGAAGGGGACGGCTTCCGCGAGGCCAGCTGGGACGAGGCCCTTGACCTTGTCGCCGGAAAATTCAAGGAATTGATTGCCGCCCACGGCCCGAAGAAGGTCGGCGGATTCTCCTCGTCGCGGTGCAGTAACGAAGAAAACTATCTCCTGGCAAAATGGGTACGTTGCGCGGTCGGCTCCAACAATGTCGATAACTGCGCCCGGGTCTGACACGCCCCCACCGTGGCCGGTCTGGCCACAAGCCTTGGAGCAGGTGCCGCAACCAACTCCCTCAATCAAATGCCCGATATCGATACCTTGTTTCTCTTTGGTTCCAATCCTACCGAGGGACATCCCATCGTTTCCCTGTATCTGAAGGAAGCCCTGGCCAACGGGGCGAAGATGATCGTCGGCGATCCCCGGAAAACCTGGATGGCCGAGCGGGCCGATGTCTGGTTGAACCTCAAACCGGGCAGCAATATCGCCCTGCTGAACGGCATCGTCAACGTCATCCTTGAAAACGGCTGGGAAAACAAAAAGTTCATCGAAGAGAGGACCGAAGGTATTCTCGAACTGAAGATGAAGGTGAAAGAGTACGATCTCGACCGGGTTGAACAGTTGACCGGGGTGACGCGCGATAAAATCATCGAAGCCGCCCGCTTGTATGCCCATGCCGATAAGGCGATGATCGTCTATGGCCTGGGGGTTACCGAACATCTCACCGGCACCGAGAACGCTATGGCCATCGCCAATCTGGCCTTGGTCTGCGGCCATATCGGCCGGGATTCAACGGGGATCATGGCCCTGCGCGGCCAGAATAATGTCCAGGGTGCCTCGGATCTTGGCCCATTGCCTGCGACACTACCCGGATACCAGCCAGTCAGTAATCCGGCGGCACGTGAGAAGTTTGAGAAGGCCTGGGGGGTCACCATTCTCGATAAACCAGGGCTGAAATCTGTGGAGATGCTCGATGAATGCCGACGCGGCAATTTCAAGGGAATCTTCATTCTCGGTGAGGATCCGGCCCAGACCGACGCCGATGCCGGTCATGTCCGGGCAGCCCTTGACGCCGTTGAGTTTCTGGTCGTTCAGGATATGTTCCACACCGAAACCACCAAGTATGCCGATGTTATCCTGCCCGGTGCGAGCTTTGCCGAAAAAGATGGTACCTTCACCAACGGCGAACGGCGGGTGCAGCGGATACGCAGGGCGGTTACCCCGGTGGCGGGAATGGCCGAATGGCAGGTCATCAGTGAGATCTCAACCCGCATGGGCTATCCGATGCAGTATGCGAGTCCCGCGGAAATTATGGATGAAATAGCCTCTCTTGTGCCTATTTACGGCGGTATCAGCTATGCCCGGCTGGAGGAGAAGGGCATCCAGTGGCCGTGTCCGACCAAGGACCATCCGGGTACCACGACCATGTATACCGATCTATTCTCCCGCCCCGGCGGCAAGGCGGTGTTCATGCCGCTTGAGCATCAAGGCTCGGGCGAGGTTCCGGATGACAAGTATCCCTATGTCCTGATTACCGGCCGCGTGCGCGAACATTACAACAATGGTTCGATGACCAGACGGGCGGTGGGCATTTCCGAGATTGTTCCCGAGGAGTTGCTGGAGATCAGTCCACAGGATGCCGAAGCCCTGGGTATCACCCACGGCGACTGGCTGCGCGTCGCCTCGCGGCGGGGCGAGGTCAAGGTCCGCGCCAAGGTTACCGAACGCAGCCGGCCGGGCAGTGTCTTCATGACCTTCCACCATCAGGAAACCCTGGTCAATAACCTCACCTCCGACCGCCGCGATCCAATCACCGGCACGCCGGAGTACAAATCCTGCGCGGTTCTCGTTCAGCCCTGGAGCTAG